One genomic window of Prochlorococcus marinus str. NATL2A includes the following:
- a CDS encoding 4a-hydroxytetrahydrobiopterin dehydratase, with product MEGWRQKKRPECLEKRFEFQSYEKNRDFLDALGEYCEKVNRFPDISFGKTYANITIRPEENNVKEEISNDDHDFASEIDFLNKQEEN from the coding sequence ATGGAAGGGTGGAGGCAAAAAAAAAGACCAGAGTGTCTAGAAAAAAGATTCGAATTTCAATCTTATGAAAAAAATAGAGATTTTCTTGATGCACTAGGAGAATATTGCGAGAAGGTTAATCGCTTCCCCGATATAAGTTTTGGCAAGACTTATGCAAATATAACCATCAGGCCTGAAGAAAATAATGTAAAAGAGGAAATATCAAATGATGATCATGATTTCGCAAGTGAAATAGATTTTTTAAATAAACAAGAAGAAAATTAA
- a CDS encoding carboxysome peptide A, with amino-acid sequence MLICKVLKPLVSTNRIPGFEHKHLQVVLDGSSKKVAVDAVGCKPDDWVICVGSSAAREAAGSKSYPSDLTIVGIIDHWDPETQQQISGGAK; translated from the coding sequence ATGCTCATTTGTAAAGTTCTCAAACCACTTGTCTCAACCAATCGTATTCCAGGCTTTGAACATAAGCATTTACAGGTTGTATTGGACGGCAGCTCAAAAAAAGTTGCTGTTGATGCTGTTGGATGTAAACCAGATGATTGGGTTATATGTGTAGGAAGTTCTGCCGCTCGCGAAGCTGCTGGAAGCAAGTCTTATCCAAGTGATTTAACTATTGTTGGAATTATTGACCATTGGGATCCAGAGACACAGCAACAGATATCAGGAGGAGCAAAGTAA
- a CDS encoding RidA family protein: MKSSSIEAIETKFAPKPVGPYNQAILVENYLYCSGQIALDPSTGVMVGNGNIEEETRQVLKNLMAVVEAAGGKSSAVIRTTIYLTDLNDFAKVNEIYAETFNKTVSPARACVEVSKLPKGGKIEIDCIAWLENKK, translated from the coding sequence ATGAAAAGTTCATCGATTGAGGCCATAGAAACAAAATTTGCGCCTAAGCCCGTTGGTCCCTACAACCAAGCTATTTTGGTTGAAAACTACTTATATTGCTCAGGACAAATTGCTTTAGACCCTTCAACTGGTGTAATGGTCGGGAATGGAAATATAGAAGAAGAAACTAGACAAGTTCTAAAAAATTTAATGGCTGTAGTTGAAGCCGCTGGAGGAAAAAGTTCAGCTGTAATAAGAACAACCATCTACTTAACGGATTTAAATGATTTCGCAAAAGTAAATGAAATTTATGCAGAAACTTTCAACAAAACAGTAAGTCCCGCAAGAGCATGCGTTGAAGTATCAAAGCTTCCTAAAGGAGGAAAGATTGAGATAGATTGCATCGCTTGGTTAGAAAACAAAAAGTAA
- a CDS encoding BMC domain-containing protein produces MTNSSNRRPKSSNKTIKPKDQVVDVTPLNSTTKSKNSSRIQSSSAEKASNTKSIPSAKNLSNASGGGGSFNARIGQNKAFETKSNFGIALGMIETRGLVPAIEAADAMTKAAEVNLIVKELVGGGYVTVMVRGETGAVNASVRAGADACERVGDGLVAAHIIARPHGEIEPALRGSGAKRRS; encoded by the coding sequence ATGACTAACTCTTCAAATCGTCGACCAAAAAGTAGTAATAAAACTATTAAGCCTAAAGATCAGGTTGTTGATGTTACTCCTTTGAATTCAACCACTAAATCAAAAAACTCTTCAAGGATACAGTCTTCCTCAGCTGAAAAAGCATCTAATACTAAAAGCATTCCTAGTGCTAAAAATCTATCCAATGCTTCCGGGGGTGGGGGCTCATTTAATGCCCGAATTGGACAAAACAAAGCTTTTGAAACTAAGTCAAATTTTGGAATAGCTCTAGGAATGATTGAAACTCGTGGTCTTGTACCAGCAATAGAAGCAGCAGATGCAATGACTAAGGCTGCTGAAGTTAATTTGATCGTTAAAGAACTCGTTGGTGGAGGATATGTAACAGTAATGGTTCGTGGTGAGACTGGTGCTGTAAATGCTTCAGTAAGAGCAGGTGCTGATGCCTGTGAGCGCGTTGGAGATGGATTAGTAGCTGCACATATCATTGCCCGACCTCATGGCGAGATTGAGCCAGCATTGAGAGGAAGTGGAGCAAAAAGGAGAAGTTAA
- the hisG gene encoding ATP phosphoribosyltransferase: MFTVALAKGALLQESVSMFSDVGLDFSAVLDDSNRQLMVPSACGRAKALLVRNSDVPVYVSYGQAQLGIVGFDVLQEQKLQVSNLVDLGFGECHMSVAVKSSSGYLSASDLPPNCRVASKFTNCAKHFFDQIDLPVQLVHLSGSVELGPITGMAEAIVDLVATGRTLRDNGLVEIEELFKSSARLVGHPLSLRLDKGPLQEIIDSIQIQSQTNLLSDGKK; this comes from the coding sequence ATGTTTACTGTTGCATTAGCTAAAGGTGCCTTATTGCAAGAATCAGTCTCAATGTTTTCTGACGTTGGACTTGATTTCTCTGCTGTTTTAGACGATAGCAATCGGCAATTAATGGTTCCGTCAGCTTGTGGCCGTGCTAAAGCTCTTTTGGTGAGGAATAGCGATGTTCCTGTTTACGTATCTTATGGTCAGGCGCAACTAGGAATAGTGGGTTTTGATGTATTACAAGAGCAAAAATTGCAAGTGTCTAATTTAGTTGACCTTGGATTTGGAGAGTGTCATATGTCGGTTGCAGTTAAATCCAGCAGTGGTTATTTGAGTGCTTCTGATCTGCCACCAAACTGTCGCGTGGCAAGTAAATTCACTAACTGCGCAAAGCATTTTTTTGATCAAATTGATTTGCCCGTTCAATTGGTACATTTGAGTGGATCTGTTGAACTGGGTCCCATAACGGGTATGGCTGAAGCAATCGTTGATTTAGTCGCAACTGGTCGTACTCTTAGAGATAATGGTCTTGTAGAAATTGAAGAACTTTTTAAATCAAGTGCTCGGCTTGTCGGTCATCCACTATCCCTGAGACTTGATAAAGGGCCACTTCAAGAAATTATTGATTCAATTCAAATCCAATCTCAGACAAACCTCCTTTCTGATGGCAAAAAATGA
- a CDS encoding DUF3136 domain-containing protein, giving the protein MSTAKLTIGELEAGYPLYCKALRRLLQQGRTADQIQRTVCWSHLETLNRCLPGRYKTPSYLMALIKRDLEQPKEED; this is encoded by the coding sequence ATGTCCACTGCCAAGTTGACCATTGGCGAATTAGAAGCAGGATACCCTCTTTATTGCAAAGCACTTAGGAGGCTTTTGCAACAAGGACGTACCGCTGATCAGATTCAAAGAACTGTTTGCTGGAGCCACTTAGAGACTCTAAATCGCTGCTTACCAGGAAGATATAAAACCCCCTCCTACTTGATGGCATTAATCAAAAGAGACCTAGAACAACCAAAAGAAGAAGATTAA
- a CDS encoding carboxysome shell carbonic anhydrase: protein MAYRNLAKKSRRGPTAPMKRFIDLETKNLNSEVIKTTNSFSDEIKTISSFSTDHPLTNSQENQKLNQYENKVKGRFDNIVPLLKRVSSLQNDLNFVERAQNLCRSELGYELPLHILEKAWVGSIDISALFAWCVFQSHQLTSNEFFNSDPIEGSENSQYAKSFQSFLYQCGFHLLDITPCADGRLAHAISYALRIPFSSVRRRSHAGALFDIEKTVNRWIKTEHSRYRESTPNSATEPTRYLKSVIYHFSSVDPTHQGCAAHGSNDELAASEGLQRLLDFREAVENSFCCGASVDLLLIGIDTDTDAIRVHTPSKTNEVDLKSWVCANEIYKETQFLKAEEALQKIQENIKRVCPGETDPNMVMFITRLISNNISQIDYVKNFHSGSYQDAGHAERFIGVGIGFKEVHLRNLTYFAHLETVEQGAPDLDVGVKIFTGLNISRSLPIPIVIRFDYSGSVPHARNRALSDCHRINEAIKSRYRDLIDNGSLHTFLTIRDRDKKAPAEVVGSSLDPVTQEAH, encoded by the coding sequence ATGGCCTATCGTAATTTGGCCAAGAAATCTCGTCGTGGGCCTACAGCTCCTATGAAGAGGTTTATCGACCTAGAGACAAAGAATTTGAATTCTGAAGTTATTAAAACTACTAATTCTTTCTCCGATGAAATAAAAACTATTAGCTCTTTTTCTACTGATCATCCCTTAACCAATTCTCAGGAAAACCAGAAGTTAAATCAATACGAAAATAAGGTTAAAGGTCGATTTGACAATATTGTTCCTCTTTTAAAAAGAGTATCTAGTCTTCAAAATGATTTGAATTTTGTAGAAAGAGCTCAAAATTTATGTCGATCAGAATTAGGTTATGAGTTGCCATTGCATATACTTGAAAAGGCGTGGGTTGGAAGTATAGACATAAGTGCCTTGTTTGCATGGTGTGTTTTTCAGTCACACCAATTAACGAGTAATGAATTTTTTAATTCAGATCCAATAGAGGGATCTGAAAATAGTCAATATGCTAAATCTTTTCAGTCATTTCTCTATCAATGTGGGTTTCATCTTTTAGATATAACTCCTTGTGCAGATGGTCGATTAGCTCATGCTATTTCTTATGCATTACGTATACCTTTTAGCTCTGTTAGGAGGCGTTCTCATGCAGGTGCACTATTTGATATTGAAAAAACAGTTAATCGTTGGATTAAAACCGAACATAGTAGATATAGAGAGTCAACTCCGAATTCTGCAACTGAGCCAACAAGATATTTAAAATCAGTAATCTATCATTTTAGTTCTGTTGATCCTACACACCAAGGATGTGCTGCTCATGGTAGTAATGATGAATTAGCAGCATCAGAAGGCCTACAGCGATTATTAGATTTTAGGGAAGCAGTCGAAAATAGTTTTTGTTGTGGTGCCTCTGTTGATTTGCTTTTAATTGGTATTGATACGGATACAGATGCAATAAGAGTTCATACACCTTCGAAAACTAATGAAGTTGATTTGAAATCATGGGTTTGTGCAAATGAAATATACAAAGAGACTCAATTTCTAAAAGCTGAAGAGGCTCTTCAAAAAATTCAAGAAAACATCAAAAGGGTTTGCCCTGGAGAAACAGATCCAAATATGGTTATGTTTATTACCAGACTCATTTCAAATAATATTTCTCAAATTGATTATGTTAAGAATTTTCATTCCGGAAGCTACCAAGATGCAGGTCATGCTGAGAGGTTTATTGGTGTAGGTATTGGTTTTAAAGAAGTTCACTTAAGGAATCTTACTTATTTTGCTCATTTGGAGACTGTTGAACAAGGAGCTCCTGATCTAGATGTCGGAGTGAAAATTTTTACAGGTCTCAATATCTCTAGGAGTTTACCAATCCCTATTGTTATTCGCTTTGATTATTCAGGTAGTGTCCCTCATGCAAGGAATAGAGCATTATCTGATTGTCATAGAATTAATGAGGCTATTAAGTCTCGTTATCGAGATTTAATAGATAATGGTTCACTTCACACATTTCTTACTATTCGAGATCGAGATAAAAAGGCTCCTGCAGAAGTTGTAGGCTCTTCCCTCGATCCAGTCACTCAGGAGGCTCACTAA
- the gloB gene encoding hydroxyacylglutathione hydrolase, whose product MLGKKSDFTIHPINVLQDNIVWVWVHNCNAVVVDPSISGPVEKWLLEKNLSLKAILQTHHHDDHIGGTQKLIKTWPEAKVVASKKEHKRIPFQTFSVDDNDIFNLMDAEIKVIEVHGHTDNHIAFYISKQNAKCNILFPGDTLFGGGCGRLLEGSPVQMFESLYKLNSLPENTEIYPAHEYTESNLKWALSLEPGNISIIERLKLIQKKLQKGMSSLPSTLSEERKTNLFLIAENVEKFTMLRKHKDRWKC is encoded by the coding sequence ATGTTAGGGAAAAAAAGCGACTTCACTATTCACCCAATTAATGTCTTACAGGACAATATCGTATGGGTATGGGTCCACAATTGCAATGCAGTGGTAGTAGATCCCTCCATATCAGGCCCAGTAGAAAAATGGCTTTTAGAAAAGAACCTATCATTAAAAGCTATCCTTCAAACACATCATCATGATGACCATATTGGTGGAACACAAAAGTTAATCAAAACATGGCCAGAGGCAAAGGTAGTTGCATCAAAAAAAGAACATAAAAGAATACCTTTTCAAACATTTTCGGTTGACGATAATGATATTTTTAATTTAATGGATGCTGAGATTAAAGTTATCGAAGTGCATGGTCACACTGACAACCATATAGCTTTTTACATATCAAAACAAAATGCTAAATGTAATATACTATTCCCAGGAGATACGCTATTTGGAGGGGGTTGTGGTCGTCTACTAGAAGGTAGTCCTGTTCAAATGTTTGAAAGTTTATATAAACTTAATTCTCTTCCAGAAAACACTGAAATATACCCAGCTCATGAATACACAGAAAGCAACTTAAAATGGGCCCTATCATTAGAGCCTGGAAATATTTCTATCATCGAAAGACTAAAGCTTATTCAAAAAAAACTTCAAAAGGGAATGTCTAGTCTCCCATCAACACTCTCAGAAGAAAGAAAAACAAATTTATTTTTAATAGCAGAAAATGTCGAGAAATTTACAATGCTAAGGAAACACAAAGATAGATGGAAATGTTAA
- a CDS encoding carboxysome peptide B produces the protein MEIMQVMGRLVCTQRVEGLGHMHLRILCNNKGKRLVAVDPVGAREGNWVFTATGTAARWGCPDPNVQTDLTIGGIIDHWNPDD, from the coding sequence ATGGAGATAATGCAAGTTATGGGACGCTTGGTTTGTACACAAAGAGTGGAAGGGTTAGGACATATGCATTTAAGAATATTGTGTAATAACAAAGGTAAAAGACTTGTGGCTGTTGACCCTGTCGGTGCACGAGAAGGTAATTGGGTTTTTACTGCAACAGGAACCGCTGCGAGGTGGGGGTGCCCAGACCCTAATGTTCAAACTGATTTAACTATTGGTGGGATTATTGATCATTGGAATCCTGATGATTAG